The proteins below come from a single Dermatophilaceae bacterium Soc4.6 genomic window:
- a CDS encoding 3-hydroxyacyl-CoA dehydrogenase NAD-binding domain-containing protein, with product MSDMSTIHWEQGADGVVVLTMDDPGASANTMNAAHLASFAAAVARLHAEKESITGVVLTSAKKTFFAGGNLADLLRVPSGPEAAAASMARTAGIKSPMRDLETLGRPVVAAINGAALGGGLEIALACHHRVVADLPSTRIGFPEVTLGLLPGAGGVVRSVRMLGVLKALTGCLLQGQRLTPAAALGLGLVDEVVPGVADLLPAAKAWIAANPDAAQPWDRPGYRLPGGLPGSAKLSGMIVAAPATLRKQLGGAPYPAPRAILAAAVEGAGLDLETAHLVETRYFAGLLGSQSAKNLIRAMFFDMQTATGRAKQFATSDTAPVRKVVVLGAGMMGAAIAYVSAKAGIEVVLKDVDAAAAERGKSYSQQLVDKAVSAGRMSADDGAALMARITATADPAAAAGADLMVEAVFEDPAVKAAVYAEIEPHLAPRALLGSNTSTLPITTLAAHVTRPADFIGLHFFSPVDKMPLLEIIRGEQTSDAALGQALAFAKQIGKTPIVVNDSRGFFTSRVIGTFTQEGLAMLGEGIAPASIEQATRQAGYPAAMLALMDELTLTLPRRIRQESRTATEASGGTWTPHPADTVVDAMIDDFDRPGRSSGRGFYDYVDGKRAGLWPGLEAFRPEGGWRQIPFEDMKERMLFAEALETAKCLEEGVLDSSTDANVGSILGIGFPAWTGGVARFMDQYDGGLAGFVTRAHELAQLYGERFTPSEALVRRAAESGTYEEVA from the coding sequence ATGAGCGACATGAGCACCATCCACTGGGAGCAGGGCGCCGACGGCGTGGTCGTCCTGACGATGGACGACCCCGGAGCGTCGGCCAACACGATGAACGCCGCCCACCTGGCGAGCTTCGCCGCGGCGGTCGCGCGCCTGCACGCCGAGAAGGAGTCGATCACCGGGGTGGTCCTCACGTCGGCCAAGAAGACCTTCTTCGCCGGGGGCAACCTCGCCGACCTGTTGAGGGTGCCCAGCGGTCCCGAGGCCGCCGCCGCGTCGATGGCCCGCACCGCTGGCATCAAGTCCCCGATGCGCGACCTCGAGACACTCGGTCGCCCCGTCGTGGCGGCGATCAACGGCGCGGCCCTCGGAGGTGGTCTCGAGATCGCCCTGGCCTGCCACCACCGGGTCGTCGCCGACCTGCCGTCGACCCGGATCGGCTTCCCCGAGGTGACCCTCGGCCTGCTCCCCGGGGCGGGCGGCGTGGTACGCAGCGTGCGGATGCTCGGGGTCCTCAAGGCCCTGACCGGCTGCCTGCTGCAGGGCCAGCGCCTCACTCCCGCGGCTGCGCTCGGGCTCGGGCTCGTCGACGAGGTCGTGCCCGGCGTGGCCGACCTCCTGCCCGCGGCGAAGGCCTGGATCGCCGCCAACCCCGACGCGGCCCAGCCGTGGGACCGCCCCGGCTACCGGCTGCCCGGCGGGCTGCCCGGGTCGGCCAAGCTCTCGGGGATGATCGTCGCCGCGCCGGCGACGCTGCGCAAGCAGCTCGGTGGCGCCCCCTACCCTGCGCCACGAGCCATCCTCGCCGCTGCGGTCGAGGGAGCGGGGCTCGACCTCGAGACCGCTCACCTGGTCGAGACCCGCTACTTCGCCGGACTGCTCGGCAGCCAGAGCGCCAAGAACCTCATCCGCGCCATGTTCTTCGACATGCAGACCGCCACCGGCCGCGCCAAGCAGTTCGCGACCTCCGACACGGCGCCGGTCCGCAAGGTCGTGGTGCTGGGCGCCGGGATGATGGGCGCGGCGATCGCGTACGTCAGCGCCAAGGCAGGGATCGAGGTGGTCCTCAAGGACGTCGATGCTGCGGCGGCAGAGCGGGGCAAGAGCTACTCGCAGCAACTGGTCGACAAGGCCGTCTCGGCTGGACGGATGAGCGCCGACGACGGAGCCGCGCTGATGGCCCGCATCACCGCGACGGCCGACCCGGCGGCTGCGGCCGGAGCCGACCTGATGGTGGAGGCGGTCTTCGAGGACCCGGCCGTGAAGGCCGCCGTCTATGCCGAGATCGAGCCACACCTGGCTCCGCGTGCGCTGCTCGGGTCGAACACCTCGACCCTGCCGATCACCACTCTGGCCGCCCACGTCACCCGACCGGCCGACTTCATCGGGCTGCACTTCTTCTCGCCGGTCGACAAGATGCCGCTGCTCGAGATCATCCGTGGCGAGCAGACCAGCGACGCAGCGCTGGGCCAGGCCCTGGCCTTCGCCAAGCAGATCGGCAAGACCCCGATCGTGGTCAACGACTCGCGCGGGTTCTTCACCAGTCGCGTCATCGGCACCTTCACCCAGGAGGGGCTGGCCATGCTTGGCGAGGGGATCGCTCCGGCGTCGATCGAGCAGGCCACCCGCCAGGCCGGCTATCCCGCCGCGATGCTGGCGCTCATGGACGAGCTGACCCTCACGCTGCCGCGCCGCATTCGTCAGGAGAGCCGCACCGCCACCGAGGCCTCCGGCGGCACCTGGACGCCTCACCCGGCCGATACCGTCGTCGACGCGATGATCGACGACTTCGACCGCCCCGGGCGCAGCTCGGGGCGCGGCTTCTACGACTACGTGGACGGCAAGCGAGCCGGCCTGTGGCCGGGGCTGGAGGCCTTCCGCCCCGAGGGTGGCTGGAGGCAGATCCCCTTCGAGGACATGAAGGAGCGGATGCTCTTCGCCGAGGCACTGGAGACGGCCAAGTGCCTTGAGGAGGGCGTGCTCGACTCGAGCACGGACGCCAACGTCGGCTCCATCCTGGGCATCGGCTTCCCCGCCTGGACCGGCGGGGTGGCCCGCTTCATGGACCAGTACGACGGTGGGCTGGCGGGCTTCGTCACCCGGGCCCACGAGCTCGCGCAGCTCTATGGCGAGCGCTTCACGCCGTCAGAGGCGCTCGTGCGCCGGGCCGCCGAGAGCGGCACCTACGAGGAGGTGGCGTGA
- a CDS encoding enoyl-CoA hydratase-related protein: MSSAASAGPSGHVRTVVADGVVRLTIDHESRLNALTGDSMRAIVAGLERAGTDESVRVVVLTGAGRAFCSGADLTDIGGDDADPAAIMAGAEMLVRAVLETPVPVVARVNGPAVGIGMSLALAADLAYAGPDAYLLQSFLGIGLMPDGGSTLLLTAAMGRARANEAVLLGRRIPAAEAAAHGLVAGAAGTTDELDGLVERAVAKVVAAPRRAVTLAKAAMVAAAVPEIGDALAREGEGQRELLRSADFAERARALLARSSAPA, encoded by the coding sequence GTGAGTAGTGCAGCCTCGGCCGGCCCGTCGGGTCACGTGCGCACGGTCGTGGCCGACGGCGTCGTCCGGCTGACGATCGACCACGAGTCGCGGCTCAACGCGCTCACGGGTGACAGCATGCGAGCGATCGTCGCCGGGCTCGAGCGTGCAGGCACCGACGAGTCGGTGCGGGTGGTCGTGCTCACCGGTGCCGGGCGCGCCTTCTGTTCCGGGGCCGACCTCACTGACATCGGGGGAGACGACGCCGACCCCGCGGCCATCATGGCCGGCGCCGAGATGCTCGTGCGCGCGGTGCTCGAGACGCCGGTCCCGGTCGTGGCCCGCGTCAACGGGCCTGCGGTGGGGATCGGCATGTCCCTGGCCCTGGCGGCCGACCTCGCCTACGCCGGACCCGACGCCTACCTGCTGCAGTCCTTCCTGGGGATCGGCCTGATGCCCGACGGCGGCTCCACCCTGCTGCTGACCGCGGCGATGGGGCGGGCCAGGGCCAACGAGGCCGTGCTGCTCGGCCGCCGGATCCCTGCCGCCGAGGCCGCTGCTCACGGGCTGGTGGCCGGGGCGGCCGGCACGACCGACGAGCTCGACGGGCTCGTCGAGCGCGCGGTGGCCAAGGTGGTCGCGGCCCCCCGGCGCGCGGTCACCCTCGCCAAGGCGGCGATGGTCGCTGCGGCCGTCCCTGAGATCGGTGACGCCCTGGCCCGCGAGGGTGAGGGACAGCGTGAGCTGCTGCGCTCGGCCGACTTCGCCGAGCGCGCCCGGGCCCTCCTGGCTCGCTCGTCCGCCCCTGCCTGA
- the fadD5 gene encoding fatty-acid--CoA ligase FadD5 encodes MSVTAPHVTTPSVTRTEPLRSSRNHWMTWVETHALMRPDEVAFRFLGQDTTWEVLRHRVAGLARGLSGRGVKQGDRVLLLTLNRVEFFETVLAVNALGAIAVPLNFRLTPGEVVALALDCGATAVVTEPVLAPLAAAVVAQVPALTLTVVMGAATEGSQVGYEQVVDEGSPSAQVELPDVSEDTTALILYTSGTTGRPKGAMLTHVNLAAQALTCLRAFDSRPEDVGFMAAPAFHVAAIGAVAPNLLLGIRTVIHPLREFSASDTLDAWERERVTSVFLVPTQWQAVCADPSVAERDLALRCISWGAAPATDTLLRRMGEVFPHAQNVAVFGQTEMSPITCVLRGDDALTRLGSVGQVIPTVQARVVDALGHDVARGEVGEIVYRGPTLMQGYWQQPESTAEAFEGGWFHSGDLVRQDTDGFVWVVDRKKDMLISGGENIYCAEVENAVAAHPDVLEVAVIGRPDERWGEVPVAVVVLREGAHDLGTTDLRAFLHDRLASYKHPRHVEQVPHLPRNASGKVVKPQLRRELT; translated from the coding sequence ATGTCCGTCACTGCCCCGCATGTCACCACCCCGTCGGTGACGCGCACCGAGCCGCTGCGCTCGAGCCGCAACCACTGGATGACCTGGGTGGAGACCCATGCCCTCATGCGGCCCGACGAGGTGGCCTTCCGCTTCCTGGGACAGGACACGACGTGGGAAGTGCTGCGGCACAGGGTCGCTGGATTGGCCAGGGGTCTCTCCGGACGCGGGGTGAAACAGGGCGACCGGGTGCTGCTCCTGACCCTCAACCGGGTCGAGTTCTTCGAGACGGTGCTCGCCGTCAACGCCCTCGGGGCAATCGCGGTCCCCCTCAACTTCCGACTCACCCCTGGCGAGGTCGTCGCCCTGGCGCTCGACTGCGGGGCCACGGCGGTGGTGACCGAGCCCGTGCTCGCGCCACTCGCGGCCGCGGTCGTTGCGCAGGTGCCGGCGCTGACCCTCACCGTGGTGATGGGCGCGGCGACCGAGGGGAGCCAGGTCGGCTACGAGCAGGTCGTCGACGAGGGTTCGCCGAGCGCCCAGGTCGAGCTGCCGGACGTGTCCGAGGACACCACCGCCTTGATCCTCTACACCAGCGGCACCACCGGTCGGCCCAAGGGCGCGATGCTGACCCACGTCAACCTTGCTGCTCAAGCCCTCACCTGCCTCCGCGCCTTCGACAGCCGGCCCGAGGACGTCGGCTTCATGGCGGCGCCCGCCTTCCACGTGGCCGCGATCGGCGCCGTCGCCCCCAACCTGCTGCTCGGCATCCGCACCGTCATCCACCCCCTGCGGGAGTTCTCGGCCAGCGACACCCTCGACGCGTGGGAGCGCGAGCGGGTGACCTCGGTCTTCCTCGTGCCCACCCAGTGGCAGGCCGTGTGCGCCGACCCGTCCGTCGCCGAGCGAGACCTGGCGCTGCGCTGCATCAGCTGGGGCGCTGCCCCGGCGACCGACACCCTGCTGCGCCGGATGGGCGAGGTCTTCCCGCACGCGCAGAACGTCGCCGTCTTCGGGCAGACCGAGATGTCGCCGATCACCTGCGTGCTGCGCGGCGACGACGCGCTCACGCGGCTCGGCTCCGTCGGGCAGGTCATCCCCACGGTTCAGGCCCGGGTCGTCGACGCGCTCGGCCACGACGTCGCGCGCGGAGAGGTCGGCGAGATCGTCTATCGCGGGCCCACGCTGATGCAGGGCTACTGGCAGCAGCCCGAGTCGACTGCCGAGGCCTTCGAGGGAGGGTGGTTCCACTCGGGTGACCTCGTGCGCCAGGACACTGACGGCTTCGTGTGGGTCGTCGACCGCAAGAAGGACATGCTCATCTCGGGTGGCGAGAACATCTACTGTGCCGAGGTCGAGAATGCCGTCGCGGCTCACCCCGACGTGCTCGAGGTGGCCGTCATCGGCCGTCCCGACGAGCGCTGGGGTGAGGTGCCGGTCGCCGTCGTCGTCCTCCGCGAGGGAGCGCACGACCTGGGCACGACTGACCTGCGAGCCTTCCTGCACGACCGGCTGGCGTCCTACAAGCACCCCCGGCACGTCGAGCAGGTGCCGCACCTGCCCCGCAACGCCAGCGGCAAGGTGGTCAAGCCGCAGCTGCGCCGTGAGCTGACCTGA
- a CDS encoding CoA transferase translates to MPPSTPDHAAAPLTGVEVVTIAVNLPGPVAAARLAALGAHVVKVEPPSGDPLSLYTREAYDELSVGQDVVTIDLKSPSGQAQLHQLLEGADVLLSSHRRSALARLGLGWEPLHAAHPRLVHVAIVGQPGVGADVPGHDLTYQAVNGLIDGTTLPRVLLADLGGAERAALEAVAALVGRSATGEGRLVEVALSLAAKDMARPFRWGMTTPGGLLAGGFPGYAVYPSADGRVAVAALESHFHRRLLEALAVEDSAEALAAAFVTRTGAQWARWAAEHDLPLEVVV, encoded by the coding sequence ATGCCGCCCAGCACCCCCGACCACGCCGCCGCACCTCTGACGGGGGTCGAGGTGGTCACCATTGCCGTCAACCTCCCGGGGCCGGTCGCCGCCGCCCGGCTCGCGGCGCTCGGCGCCCACGTCGTCAAGGTCGAGCCACCGTCCGGCGACCCCCTGTCCCTCTACACCCGTGAGGCCTACGACGAGCTGTCGGTCGGGCAGGACGTCGTGACGATCGACCTCAAGTCGCCGTCGGGGCAGGCGCAGCTCCACCAGCTCCTCGAGGGCGCGGACGTGCTGCTCAGCTCGCACCGGCGCTCGGCCCTGGCCAGGCTGGGGCTGGGGTGGGAGCCGCTGCACGCAGCTCACCCACGCCTCGTGCACGTCGCCATCGTGGGTCAGCCCGGAGTCGGGGCCGACGTGCCCGGCCATGACCTCACGTACCAGGCGGTCAACGGGCTCATCGACGGCACGACGCTGCCGCGGGTGCTGCTCGCCGACCTCGGCGGTGCCGAGCGAGCGGCCCTCGAGGCGGTCGCCGCGCTGGTTGGCCGCAGTGCGACGGGGGAGGGGCGTCTCGTGGAGGTCGCGCTCAGCCTGGCCGCCAAGGACATGGCCCGCCCCTTCCGGTGGGGCATGACCACCCCTGGCGGGCTGCTCGCCGGCGGGTTCCCCGGATACGCGGTCTACCCCAGTGCGGACGGGCGGGTCGCCGTCGCGGCGCTGGAGTCGCACTTCCACCGGCGCCTCCTCGAGGCCCTGGCGGTGGAGGACTCGGCCGAGGCCCTGGCGGCCGCCTTCGTGACCCGCACCGGGGCCCAGTGGGCGCGATGGGCGGCCGAGCACGACCTCCCGCTCGAGGTCGTCGTCTGA
- a CDS encoding 6-phospho-beta-glucosidase — MRLAILGGGGFRVPLVYSALLRDHSERRVTHVSLHDTDPRRLEAIAHVLAQMAGASPCEVPPPAVVTTTDLDEAVRDADFVFSAIRVGGLAGRTADERVALELGVLGQETTGPGGLAYGLRTVPVALDIAQRVRALAPDAWVINFTNPAGLVTEAMQTVLGQRVVGICDSPIGLGRRAAGALGLDPSRTSFGYAGLNHLGWLRTLTHEGVDVLPQLLASPERLLTTEEGRLFGPDWLQTLGAIPNEYLHYYYSTREALASITGGPQTRGEFLLSQQQAFYAEVAARPREAYAVWRRTRDERDATYMAEARADGEERDAADVAGGGYEGVALDIMAAIARGERAAMILNVRNGSTLAGLPPDAVVEVPCTVDADGPHPLATAPLTGHQLGLVAQVKAVEQLVIAAATTRSRSLALQAFALHPLVDSVAVAGQLLAGYRARIPEVDALFRRE; from the coding sequence ATGAGGCTCGCGATCCTGGGTGGGGGCGGCTTCCGCGTGCCCCTCGTCTACAGCGCCCTCCTGCGCGACCACAGCGAGCGCCGCGTCACCCACGTCAGCCTCCACGACACCGACCCGCGCAGGCTCGAGGCCATCGCGCACGTCCTCGCCCAGATGGCGGGGGCGTCGCCTTGCGAGGTGCCCCCACCGGCCGTGGTGACGACGACCGACCTCGACGAGGCGGTCCGCGACGCCGACTTCGTCTTCTCGGCCATCCGCGTCGGCGGGCTCGCCGGGCGCACCGCCGACGAGCGGGTCGCGCTCGAGCTCGGAGTCCTCGGGCAGGAGACCACGGGCCCAGGGGGACTGGCCTACGGGCTGCGCACGGTGCCGGTGGCCCTCGACATCGCGCAGCGGGTGCGGGCGCTGGCGCCGGACGCCTGGGTCATCAACTTCACCAACCCCGCGGGCCTGGTGACCGAGGCGATGCAGACCGTGCTCGGCCAGCGGGTCGTGGGGATCTGCGACTCGCCGATCGGGTTGGGGCGCAGGGCTGCTGGCGCCCTCGGGCTCGACCCCTCGCGCACGTCGTTCGGCTATGCGGGGCTCAACCACCTGGGCTGGCTGCGCACGCTCACCCACGAGGGCGTCGACGTGCTCCCGCAGCTGCTGGCCTCGCCCGAACGCCTGCTGACGACCGAGGAGGGCCGGCTCTTCGGGCCCGACTGGCTGCAGACCCTGGGCGCGATCCCGAACGAGTACCTCCACTACTACTACTCGACGCGGGAGGCCCTCGCGTCGATCACCGGTGGGCCGCAGACGCGTGGCGAGTTCCTGCTGAGCCAGCAGCAGGCGTTCTACGCCGAGGTCGCCGCCCGACCCCGCGAGGCGTACGCCGTCTGGCGCCGCACGCGCGACGAGCGCGACGCGACCTACATGGCAGAGGCCCGGGCCGACGGCGAGGAGCGCGACGCCGCCGACGTTGCCGGCGGTGGATACGAGGGGGTGGCCCTGGACATCATGGCCGCCATCGCCCGAGGGGAGCGGGCAGCCATGATCCTCAACGTGCGCAACGGCTCGACCCTCGCCGGTCTCCCACCCGACGCTGTCGTCGAGGTGCCCTGCACGGTCGACGCCGACGGCCCGCACCCCCTGGCCACCGCCCCGCTGACCGGTCACCAGCTCGGTCTCGTCGCCCAGGTGAAAGCCGTCGAGCAGCTGGTGATCGCCGCCGCGACGACACGCTCGCGGAGCCTCGCCCTCCAGGCCTTCGCCCTGCACCCGCTGGTCGACTCCGTCGCCGTCGCCGGCCAGCTGCTGGCTGGCTACCGGGCCCGCATCCCCGAGGTCGACGCCCTCTTCCGCCGAGAGTGA
- a CDS encoding cupin domain-containing protein → MTGPLPLWAQSLQLRPHPEGGWYAETWRHGTLLAPGHLVDPVMGGYPGPRSLGTAIYFLLMPGEESAWHRVRSDELWFAHRGALELGLGGVGDAPVPESALRLGVDVSGGDHPQALVPAATWQRALPLGEQPCLVSCVVTPGFDFDDFRLA, encoded by the coding sequence ATGACCGGACCACTGCCCCTGTGGGCTCAGTCGCTGCAGCTGCGTCCGCATCCTGAGGGTGGGTGGTATGCCGAGACGTGGCGCCATGGCACGCTGCTCGCGCCCGGGCACCTCGTCGACCCGGTGATGGGCGGCTACCCCGGGCCCCGCTCACTGGGCACGGCGATCTACTTCCTGCTGATGCCCGGGGAGGAGTCGGCCTGGCACCGGGTCCGATCGGATGAGCTGTGGTTCGCCCACCGGGGCGCACTCGAGCTGGGTCTGGGCGGAGTGGGAGACGCCCCGGTGCCGGAGTCGGCGCTGCGGCTGGGCGTCGACGTCTCTGGCGGTGACCACCCGCAGGCGCTGGTGCCCGCCGCCACCTGGCAGCGGGCCCTCCCCCTGGGCGAGCAGCCGTGTCTCGTCAGCTGCGTCGTCACCCCGGGCTTCGACTTCGACGACTTCAGGCTCGCCTGA
- a CDS encoding urease accessory protein UreD, with translation MSTTRLVVTGGVGGSRPDVRVETDGPRGRGHLAARLLPARDGVARIALLAEGALLLGGDEIEVHVVLGAGARAQVVEPTGTVAYDMRGDRASWRVRVDAGEGSRLTWHGEPFVVCGGAGVERSTRIDLGEGAVVALRELLVLGRTGEAGGRLHTSTRVWGEGPLLVEDLALDGSAPRVAVLGDHRVLETVSVLGCRARPTELIAPAHRLDLDGVGTVLRWWGARAHDATLGAAWRDVARDTLGGASVDVETKEPDDRTTAPVGSVAAAASAS, from the coding sequence GTGAGCACCACCCGTCTGGTCGTCACCGGCGGTGTCGGCGGGTCGCGACCCGACGTGCGCGTCGAGACCGACGGGCCACGTGGGCGCGGCCACCTGGCGGCGCGCCTGCTGCCCGCCAGGGACGGCGTCGCGCGGATAGCCCTGCTGGCCGAGGGTGCGCTGCTGCTGGGGGGCGACGAGATCGAGGTGCACGTGGTGCTCGGTGCCGGTGCCCGGGCGCAGGTCGTCGAGCCGACCGGCACCGTCGCCTACGACATGCGCGGCGACCGGGCCTCGTGGCGCGTGCGGGTCGACGCCGGCGAGGGCAGCCGTCTGACCTGGCACGGGGAGCCCTTCGTCGTCTGTGGCGGCGCCGGGGTCGAGCGCTCCACGCGCATCGACCTCGGGGAGGGCGCCGTCGTCGCGCTCCGCGAGCTGCTCGTGCTCGGCCGCACGGGAGAGGCCGGTGGGCGGCTTCATACGTCGACGAGGGTGTGGGGCGAGGGTCCGCTGCTCGTCGAGGACCTCGCGCTCGACGGATCGGCGCCACGGGTAGCGGTGCTCGGCGACCACCGGGTGCTCGAGACCGTCAGCGTGCTCGGCTGCCGCGCTCGCCCCACCGAGCTCATCGCGCCGGCGCACCGGCTCGATCTCGACGGCGTGGGCACGGTCCTGCGCTGGTGGGGTGCACGCGCTCATGACGCGACCCTCGGTGCCGCCTGGCGGGACGTCGCCCGTGACACGCTGGGCGGAGCCAGCGTCGACGTCGAGACCAAGGAGCCCGATGACCGGACCACTGCCCCTGTGGGCTCAGTCGCTGCAGCTGCGTCCGCATCCTGA
- the ureG gene encoding urease accessory protein UreG — protein MSRSTTPARALRLGVCGPVGTGKTSLLALICRELASTLSIAVVTNDIYTDEDARMLRAAGVLAPERIRAVETGACPHTAIRDDVTANLLAIEDLEADFDPVDLVLVESGGDNLTATFSPALVDTQVFVLDVAGGGDVARKGGPGIARADLLVVNKTDLAPYVGVDVGVMVSDASATRDGKPVIALSRTDPDSVAALVAWVQGQVEIHRAGTLVPQDPGPMAPHAHLGVVHTHAGGSLSHGHPDESAAAGAAGRG, from the coding sequence GTGTCCCGGTCAACGACCCCGGCCCGAGCCCTGCGGCTCGGGGTGTGTGGCCCGGTCGGCACCGGCAAGACCTCGCTCCTCGCTCTGATCTGCCGCGAGCTCGCGTCGACGCTCTCGATCGCGGTCGTCACCAACGACATCTACACCGACGAGGACGCTCGGATGCTCCGTGCTGCAGGCGTGCTCGCGCCCGAGCGCATCCGCGCGGTCGAGACGGGGGCATGCCCGCACACCGCCATCCGCGACGACGTGACCGCCAACCTGCTGGCCATCGAGGACCTCGAGGCCGACTTCGACCCGGTCGACCTCGTGCTCGTCGAGTCAGGCGGCGACAACCTCACGGCGACCTTCTCCCCCGCTCTCGTCGACACGCAGGTCTTCGTGCTCGACGTCGCGGGCGGCGGTGACGTGGCCCGCAAGGGCGGCCCCGGGATCGCCCGGGCCGACCTGCTCGTGGTCAACAAGACCGACCTCGCGCCCTACGTCGGTGTCGACGTCGGGGTGATGGTCAGCGACGCGTCGGCCACCCGCGACGGCAAGCCCGTGATCGCCCTGTCGCGGACCGACCCGGACTCGGTGGCGGCCCTCGTCGCGTGGGTGCAGGGACAGGTGGAGATCCACCGGGCGGGGACGCTGGTGCCCCAGGACCCGGGTCCCATGGCCCCGCACGCCCACCTGGGGGTCGTGCACACGCACGCGGGTGGGTCCCTCTCGCACGGGCACCCCGACGAGTCGGCAGCGGCCGGCGCGGCCGGTCGCGGGTGA
- a CDS encoding urease accessory UreF family protein gives MPDLLSSSAPAVTPDLVLMLLADARLPTSGHTQSGGLEPALLGGLDPSQVRDYCRTRLETVTRTEAAVAVVARARSAAGHPTDDVDAAWAARTPSPALRQASRDLGRAYRRLALRVWPYAAELIELAQVTTPSRPRVVGLLGAALHLAPAQVARLVAYDDVQSVLAASLKLLPGDPTASTAALLELAPDIEAVVLAVAHLTQPDDIPAGSAPLIEAWAEAHAATTRRLFRA, from the coding sequence GTGCCCGACCTGCTGTCGTCCTCCGCTCCCGCCGTCACGCCCGACCTGGTGCTCATGCTGCTCGCCGATGCCCGCCTTCCGACGTCGGGGCACACCCAGTCGGGCGGGCTCGAGCCCGCGCTGCTCGGCGGTCTCGACCCGTCACAGGTGCGCGACTACTGCCGCACCCGGCTCGAGACCGTGACCCGCACCGAGGCCGCCGTCGCCGTCGTCGCCCGCGCGCGGTCTGCCGCCGGTCACCCCACCGACGACGTCGACGCGGCGTGGGCCGCACGGACACCGAGCCCGGCGCTGCGGCAGGCCTCGCGCGACCTCGGCCGCGCCTACCGTCGCCTCGCGCTCCGGGTCTGGCCGTATGCGGCCGAGCTCATCGAGCTGGCCCAGGTCACCACCCCGAGCCGGCCGCGGGTCGTCGGCCTGCTCGGTGCGGCCCTGCACCTTGCCCCGGCGCAGGTCGCCCGGCTCGTGGCCTACGACGACGTGCAGTCCGTGCTCGCGGCGTCGCTCAAGCTCCTTCCCGGCGACCCGACCGCCTCGACCGCGGCCCTGCTCGAGCTGGCTCCCGACATCGAGGCTGTGGTGCTGGCCGTCGCGCACCTCACCCAGCCCGACGACATCCCGGCGGGGTCGGCCCCGCTGATCGAGGCGTGGGCCGAGGCCCATGCCGCTACGACGAGGAGGCTCTTCCGTGCCTGA